From a region of the Archocentrus centrarchus isolate MPI-CPG fArcCen1 chromosome 18, fArcCen1, whole genome shotgun sequence genome:
- the anapc10 gene encoding anaphase-promoting complex subunit 10 — MATPSKTPPGADPKQLERTGTVREIGSQAVWSLSSCKPGFGVDQLRDDNLETYWQSDGSQPHLVNIQFRRRTTVKMLCIYADYKSDESYTPSKISVRVGNNFHNLQEIRQLEMVEPSGWIHISLMNPRTNEPISTFMIQIAVLANHQNGRDTHMRQIKVYTPVEESSIGKFPRCTTVDFMMYRTIR, encoded by the exons ATGGCGACCCCGAGCAAGACACCACCCGGAGCTGACCCAAAGCAGCTGGAGCGGACTGGGACGGTCCGGGAGATCGGTTCCCAGGCGGTGTGGTCCCTCTCCTCCTGTAAACCTG GTTTTGGAGTGGATCAACTGAGGGATGACAACTTGGAGACCTACTGGCAGTCAGATGGGTCCCAGCCTCACCTGGTTAACATACAGTTCAG GAGGAGGACGACTGTAAAGATGCTGTGCATTTACGCTGATTATAAATCAGACGAGAGCTACACCCCGAGTAAGATCTCAGTGCGAGTCGGCAACAACTTCCACAATCTCCAAGAAATCAGG cagctggagatGGTGGAGCCCAGTGGCTGGATTCACATCTCACTCATGAATCCG cgcACAAATGAGCCCATCAGCACCTTCATGATCCAAATTGCCGTACTGGCCAACCACCAGAACGGTAGAGACACGCACATGAGGCAGATCAAAGTGTACACACCTGTGGAGGAGAGCTCCATCGGCAAGTTCCCACGATGCACCACGGTCGACTTCATGATGTACCGAACCATCAGGTGA
- the LOC115797526 gene encoding tripartite motif-containing protein 16-like protein yields the protein MAQKGDRLDQETFSCWICLDLLKDPVTIPCGHSYCMNCIKRHFNEENRKGIHSCPQCRKTFTPRPVLEKNTMFTELMELLKKTGLQAAPADHCYAGPEDLQENICSRHQGHETVPAASERTEKQKELEVRRLNIQQRIQDQEKDVKLLQQEVEAINGSADKAVEDSEKMFTELIRLIQKRSSDVKQQVRSQQETEVSRVKELQEKLEQEINELKRKDAELEQLSHTEDHNQFLHNYPSLSALSESTHSSSINIGPLRYFEDVTAAVSETRDKLQDILREEWTNISLTVTEEDVLLSPSEPKTRAGFLKYSQEITLDPNTAHRELLLSEGNRKAILMKQKQFYSDHPDRFTDYYQVLSRESLTGRCYWEVEWRGRAVDVAVAYKDIRRAGESDECGFGFNEKSWLLSCNTQSYTVWFRKIKTVLSGPQSSTVGVYLDHRAGILSFYSVSETMTLLHRVQTTFTQSLYAGVGLFMDHGDSAELIKLK from the exons atggcACAGAAAGGAGATCGACTGGACCAAGAAACCTTCTCTTGTTGgatctgtttggatctactgaaggatcctgtgactattccctgtggacacagttactgcatgaactgtattaaaagACACTTTAATGAAGAGAACAGGAAGGGAATCCACAGCTGCCCTCAATGCAGGAAGACTTTCACACCGAGGCCTGTCCTGGAGAAAAACACCATGTTTACAGAGTTGATGGAACtgctgaagaagactggactccaagctgctccagctgatcactgctatgctggacctgaagat ctccaggagaacatctgctcaCGTCATCAAGGCCATGAAACAGTCCCAGCTGCATCAGAAAGGACtgagaagcagaaggagctcGAGGTGAGACGACTAAACATCCAGCAAAGAATCCAGGACCaagagaaagatgtgaagctgcttcaacaggaggtggaggccatcaatggctctgctgataaagcagtggaggacagtgagaagatgttcactgagctgatccgtctgatccagaaaagaagctctgatgtgaagcagcaggtcagatcccagcaggaaactgaagtgagtcgagtcaaagagcttcaggagaagctggagcaggagatcaatgagctgaagaggaaagacgccgagctggagcagctctcacacacagaggatcacaaccagtttctacacaactacccctcactgtcagcactcagtgagtctacacactcatccagcatcaatattggtcctctgaggtactttgaggatgtgacagcagctgtgtcagagaccagagataaactacaggacatcctgagagaggaatggacaaacatctcactgacagtcactgaagaggatgttttactgtcaccatcagagccaaagaccagagctggattcttaaaatattctcaagaaatcacactggatccaaacacagcacacagagaGCTGTTATTATCTGAGGGGAACAGAAAAGCAAtattaatgaaacaaaaacagttttattctgatcatccagacagattcactGATTATTATCAGGTCCTGAGTAGAGAGAGTTTGACTGGacgttgttactgggaggtggagtggagagggaGAGCAGTTGATGTAGCAGTTGCATACAAGGATATCAGAAGAGCAGGAGAGTCAGATGAATGTGGATTTGGATTCAATGAAAAGTCTTGGTTGTTGAGTTGTAACACACAAAGTTATACCGTTTGGTTTAGAAAAATCAAAACTGTCCTCTCAGGTCCTCAGTCCTCCACagtaggagtgtacctggatcacagagcaggtattctgtctttctacagcgtctctgaaaccatgactctcctccacagagtccagaccacattcactcagtcACTCTATGCTGGAGTTGGTCTTTTTATGGATCATGGAGACTCTGCAGAGTTGATTAAGCTGAAATAG